In one window of Zingiber officinale cultivar Zhangliang chromosome 11A, Zo_v1.1, whole genome shotgun sequence DNA:
- the LOC122031542 gene encoding uncharacterized protein LOC122031542, protein MPPKYLSGSQKRKRKQREEALIQSQAGDINKYFNINNKITVEQKIDNLLDVEQEIVNDLDEEDNDNISVIQPETIDQEIISDLNIDDPGKWEKIDQKLRDFLVEKGPTRIDGILFPKDKAGRHFDALHYNRILQNGEKKDRKWLVYSSSLDRIFCFCCKLFINHNNKNTISQLATEGYKDWHNLTRCLTMHEGSKEHIGCMTTWNDLEKRLKKNKTIDESIQIEINKEKEHWRLVLKRLIAVAYRLAKNNLAYRGNCEKLYVENNGNFLQMIEMIAEFDPIMQEHIRRIQAHETHYTYLGPKIQNELIQMLANEVKAAILRKIKEAKYYSVILDCTPDISHEEQMSLVIRCVDNSTSSVMVEEYWVSFLKVDDTSGFGLFTELKNVLNDLELNIDDIRGQGYDNGSNMKGKYNGVQKRLLEINHRAFYTPCGCHSLNLALCDMANCCSKAMSMFGVIQRIYTLFSSSTKRWKVFKNHVEGLTVKPLSQTHWESHVESVKAIKEQTSKIRDALLDLAQTSKDPKTKSEAESLATYELENFEFLLGMVIWYKLLHAINTVSKFLQGENMDIDIAIKQLKGLILTFEEYREFGFDKAMIEAKQMAEEMEIEATFKEKRIIRRKKQFDESSSEDVMQSAEESFRVNYFIFLMDQAISSLKTRFEQFQKYEETFGFLFNPERLKFANDDNLMKSCKNLEETLRYNGKSDIDGDDLYMELSILKQSLPVEAKRAIDVLNYLKNMDDCYPNTHVAYRILLTIPVTVTSAERSFSKLKLIKTYLRSTMSQERLNGLAMLSIEKKIVEHLDYTSLIDIFAAKTARRVVFK, encoded by the coding sequence ATGCCTCCAAAATATTTATCTGGATctcaaaaaaggaaaagaaaacaaagagaagagGCACTTATTCAAAGTCAGGCAGGAGATATTAATAAATACTTTAATATCAATAACAAAATAACTGTGGAACAGAAGATTGATAACTTGTTGGATGTTGAACAAGAAATTGTGAATGACTTGGATGAAGAAGATAATGATAATATTTCTGTTATTCAGCCTGAAACTATAGATCAAGAGATTATTTCAGATTTGAATATTGATGATCCTGGAAAATGGGAAAAAATTGATCAAAAATTAAGAGATTTTTTAGTGGAAAAGGGTCCAACAAGAATTGATGGCATCTTGTTTCCTAAAGATAAAGCTGGTAGACATTTTGATGCATTGCATTATAACCGAATACTGCAAAATGGAGAAAAAAAGGATAGAAAATGGCTAGtttattcatcttccttggatagaATATTTTGTTTTTGTTGTAAGTTGTTCATAAATCACAACAACAAGAATACAATTAGTCAATTAGCTACTGAAGGCTACAAGGATTGGCATAATTTGACTCGATGTCTTACAATGCATGAAGGAAGTAAGGAACATATTGGTTGTATGACAACATGGAATGATTTGGAGAAAAGACTGAAAAAAAATAAGACAATTGATGAAAGCATTCAGATAGaaattaataaagaaaaagagCATTGGAGATTAGTATTAAAGCGGTTAATTGCTGTTGCCTATAGACTTGCAAAAAATAATCTAGCATATCGAGGAAATTGTGAAAAGCTTTATGTTGAGAATAATGGTAATTTTTTACAAAtgattgaaatgattgctgaGTTCGATCCAATAATGCAAGAGCACATACGACGTATTCAAGCACATGAGACACATTATACATATCTTGGtccaaaaattcaaaatgaacTGATTCAGATGTTGGCAAATGAAGTAAAAGCTGCAATTCTTAGAAAAATCAAAGAAGCAAAATATTATTCAGTTATACTAGATTGCACTCCAGACATAAGTCACGAGGAACAAATGTCTCTTGTAATACGTTGTGTGGATAATTCAACAAGCTCTGTTATGGTTGAAGAATACTGGGTATCTTTTTTGAAAGTAGATGACACTTCTGGATTTGGACTTTTTACTGAACTAAAAAATGTGTTGAATGATCTCGAACTTAATATTGATGATATAAGAGGACAGGGGTATGACAATGGatccaatatgaaaggaaaatatAATGGGGTGCAAAAAAGATTACTTGAAATAAATCATAGAGCCTTTTATACACCTTGTGGATGTCATAGTTTGAATTTGGCATTATGTGATATGGCTAATTGTTGTTCTAAAGCTATGTCTATGTTTGGAGTGATACAACGTATTTATACATTGTTTTCATCTTCTACAAAGCgttggaaagtttttaaaaatcacgTAGAAGGCTTGACAGTTAAGCCATTGTCACAAACTCATTGGGAAAGTCATGTTGAAAGcgtgaaagctataaaagaacaaACATCAAAAATTAGAGATGCTTTACTTGATTTGGCACAAACGAGTAAAGATCCAAAAACAAAGAGTGAAGCTGAATCATTGGCAACATATgaacttgaaaattttgaattcttgcTTGGCATGGTAATTTGGTACAAGTTGTTGCATGCGATCAATACTGTGAGTAAATTTCTTCAAGGTGAAAATATGGATATTGATATTGCAATTAAACAATTAAAAGGACTTATTCTTACTTTTGAGGAGTATCGAGAGTTTGGATTTGATAAGGCCATGATAGAAGCAAAGCAAATGGCAGAAGAAATGGAGATTGAAGCTACATTTAAAGAAAAACGCATTATCCGAAGAAAGAAACAATTTGATGAAAGTAGTAGTGAAGATGTGATGCAATCAGCTGAAGAATCTTTTAgagttaattattttattttcttaatggaTCAAGCTATTTCTTCACTAAAAACTCGATTTGAACAATTTCAGAAGTACGAAGAAACATTTGGGTTTTTGTTCAATCCAGAAAGATTAAAGTTTGCTAATGATGATAATCTAATGAAATCTTGTAAAAATCTCGAAGAAACATTGAGATATAATGGCAAGTCAGATATTGATGGAGATGATCTGTATATGGAGTTATCAATCTTGAAACAGTCTTTACCAGTGGAAGCAAAAAGAGCAATAGATGTTTTGAATTATCTGAAAAATATGGATGATTGTTATCCAAATACTCATGTTGCATACAGAATTTTATTGACCATACCAGTTACAGTGACATCTGCAGAAAGGAGCTTTTCCAAGTTGAAGTTAATTAAAACATATCTTCGATCAACCATGTCACAAGAAAGATTAAATGGATTGGCGATGTTGTCTATTGAAAAGAAAATAGTTGAACATCTTGACTATACaagcttaattgatatttttgcAGCTAAAACAGCAAGACGCGTTGTATTCAAATGA